The window CCCACGCAGGCCACGTTGCGCGCGGCCTCGGCCACGGCGTGCATGGCTCCCAGGCGCGGATCGAGATAGCACCAGCGGCCGTTGCCATCGAGCGACATGGCCACGGCGCGCGCGGTCTCCTTCACGCGGATGACGCCTGCGTCGCCGCCCGGGCCCTGGATGGTATTGGTGCGCACCATGGATTCGTACTGCTCGTGGATCCAGCGCTTGGAACAGATGTTGGGCGAGGCGAGCAGCTTCCTGAAGTTGGAGGTCAGGTCGGCGGTCGCGCCCAGGCGGATGCGCGACGGCATCTCGCGCTCGACGGGCGCTTCCCAGCGCGCGAGCGGCCGGTGATAGACGGGAGCTTCCTCGGTGAGCGCGGTGTTGGGGATTTCGGCTACAACCTGTCCGTGCTCGAGGACGCGCAACGTGCCGCCGCGGGTGACGCGGCCCACGGTCACGGCATCCAGGCCCCACTTTTCAAAGATGCGGAAGACTTCCGCCTCGCGGCCCTTCTCGGCCACCAGCAGCATGCGCTCCTGTGACTCCGAGAGCATGATCTCGTAGGCGTTCATGCCGGTTTCGCGCTGCGGGACCTTGTCGAGATCGATCTCGAGGCCCACGCCGCCGCGTGCGCCCATCTCGCAACTGGAGCAGGTGAGGCCGGCCGCGCCCATATCCTGGATTCCGATCACGGCGCCGGTTTGCATGGCCTCCAGGCAAGCTTCCAGCAGCAACTTTTCCAGGAAGGGGTCGCCCACTTGCACGTTGGGACGCTTCTGCTCGCTGGCTTCGCTGAATTCTTCGCTGGCCATGGTGGCGCCATGGATGCCGTCGCGCCCGGTCTTGGCGCCGACATAAATGACCGGGTTGCCTTCACCCGCGGCACGTGCGTAGAAGATCTGGTCGCGCTTCACCAGGCCGAGGGCAAAAGCGTTGACCAGGGGATTCTGCGAGTAGCAGGGCTCGAATTTCGTTTCGCCGCCCAGGTTGGGCACGCCGAAACAGTTGCCGTAGAAGGCGATGCCGCTGACCACGCCTTCGAGCAGCGCATGGTTCTTGCGAATGGCGGCCGCATCGGCCGCACTGCCGCCGACGATGGGCCCGAAGCGCAGGGAATCCATGACCGCCAGCGGCCGCGCTCCCATGGTGAAGATGTCGCGCAGGATGCCGCCGACGCCGGTGGCCGCGCCCTGAAACGGTTCGATAAACGACGGGTGATTGTGCGACTCGATCTTGAAGGCGCAGGCCCAGCCGTCGCCGATATCGATGATGCCGGCGTTCTCGCCGGGGCCCTGCACTACGCGTGAACTCTTCGTCGGCAGGCGCTTGAGGTGCACCTTCGAGGACTTGTAGGAGCAGTGCTCGCTCCACATCACGCTGAAGATGCCGAGTTCGGTGAGGGTGGGTTCGCGCCCCAGCAGCCGGACGATCTTCTGATATTCCTCCGGGGTCAGGCCGTGCTCTTCCACGACTTCGGGAGTAATGGCAGCACGCTCAGCGGCGGTGGACATGAGGGGAAGATTCATTTTCGCATGGCGAGACCATGCTTGCTACCACCCGCGGGAGAACCCCTAGGCAGCGGTCAGGCCCTGGCAACCAGCCGCGCTGCGCCCACCAGAGTCACCGCTCCCACCGTGGCCGCGGCCAGGCTGCCAATAAAACCGCCGTACGCGATGCCCAGCTTGCTGAAAATCCAGCCGCCCAGGACGGCGCCGATGAGGCCTAAGAACAGGTCCGCAATAAGCCCGAAGCCGCCCCCACGAGTGACAGTTCCTGCCAACCAGCCGGCGATGATCCCAATGAGAATCCATCCCAGTAATGAATGCTCCATGATGTGACCTCGCTTTCTTCTCCCAACTCATTCCCGGGCAGTCAGGTTTGGGATTTCTTTCTACCCGCCACCACCAGGGCGGCGCCAACAGCCATCGTGAGACCACTGAGAATCGGTGGAATGGATATTTTCTTCTCCTCTTTCACCGTTGCCTGCACCGGGCCCACGCTCACCGAGTTTCGCTCGGTCTTGTAGGTGAACTC of the Terriglobales bacterium genome contains:
- a CDS encoding GlsB/YeaQ/YmgE family stress response membrane protein; its protein translation is MEHSLLGWILIGIIAGWLAGTVTRGGGFGLIADLFLGLIGAVLGGWIFSKLGIAYGGFIGSLAAATVGAVTLVGAARLVARA
- the purL gene encoding phosphoribosylformylglycinamidine synthase subunit PurL; the encoded protein is MSTAAERAAITPEVVEEHGLTPEEYQKIVRLLGREPTLTELGIFSVMWSEHCSYKSSKVHLKRLPTKSSRVVQGPGENAGIIDIGDGWACAFKIESHNHPSFIEPFQGAATGVGGILRDIFTMGARPLAVMDSLRFGPIVGGSAADAAAIRKNHALLEGVVSGIAFYGNCFGVPNLGGETKFEPCYSQNPLVNAFALGLVKRDQIFYARAAGEGNPVIYVGAKTGRDGIHGATMASEEFSEASEQKRPNVQVGDPFLEKLLLEACLEAMQTGAVIGIQDMGAAGLTCSSCEMGARGGVGLEIDLDKVPQRETGMNAYEIMLSESQERMLLVAEKGREAEVFRIFEKWGLDAVTVGRVTRGGTLRVLEHGQVVAEIPNTALTEEAPVYHRPLARWEAPVEREMPSRIRLGATADLTSNFRKLLASPNICSKRWIHEQYESMVRTNTIQGPGGDAGVIRVKETARAVAMSLDGNGRWCYLDPRLGAMHAVAEAARNVACVGAQPVAATNCLNFGNPEKPQIMWQFSQVVDGMARACEALGTPITGGNVSFYNETLGEGIYPTPVVGVVGILEDAEKMMTMHFRGPSRSLVLLRGSEPGDLTDAQAEFGSSEYASQVLGTLWGFPPALELAQEAALQKCLLELIREGLVESAHDCSEGGLAVALAECGFAQGMGARMELASGGLPAEVVLFGEDASRVLVSCDEKNVQRIQQIGLTYGVAADAVGRTLPEQLQIVVDGKPVVSAAVSELKRAWSQALEQALDVSAMAPTTV